DNA from Leptospira bandrabouensis:
GTCAAAAACATCAACCACGGCTCCAAGTCGGCGAGAGGTTGCAATGGCTTGAAGACCAGCTACACCTGCGCCAAGAATCAGAACTCTTGCTGGAGTGATGGTTCCCGCCGCAGTAGTTAACATTGGGAAAAATCGGCTATAATTGGAAGCGGCAAGTAACACTGCTTTGTATCCAGAAACAGTTGCTTGGCTACTAAGAACGTCCATGGACTGCGCACGAGTGATTCGAGGGATGGTGTCCATAGAGAAAATCTTAAAAGATGCATTGGCAATTTCTTTTACTTTTTTGGGGAAAGCAAGAGGAGATAGTGTTGCAATATAGATTTTGTCTTTGCCAATCTTTTTTGCACTCGCTTCGTCCAAAGCATGTATGGACACAACAATGTCGGAACCAGAAAGAATAGCGTCTCTTGATTCTACTGTTGCCCCTGATTCTTTATAATCTGAATCAGAAAAAAATGCATTGTCCCCAGCAGTTGTTTCAATGGAAACAGTGAAACCTAGTTTTTTTAATGGGTCTATTACGTCGGGAGTGATAGCCACTCTGTTTTCATAAGATGGTTCTTTGATTACGCCTATTTTCATTTTATACTCTTTTGCTAAAATATTCGATGGTTTTTTTTACGCCTTCCACTAATGGGACGGTCGTTGAATAATTCAATTTCTCTTTCGCCAAACTGAGGTTTGGTTTTCTTCTGGTCGGATCATCTTGTGGGAGCGGAAGATAAATAATTTTGGATTTACTTCCTGTCTCTTTGATTACGAGTTCAGCTAATTCCTTAACTGTAAATTCGCCATCATTACCTAAGTTTACAGGTCCAACGAAACCATCCGTATTCATCATAGAAATGATTCCACGCACTAAATCATCTACGTAACAGAAGGAACGTGTTTGGCTTCCGTCACCATAAATGGTAATGTTTTCTCCACGTAACGCTTGTACGATGAAATTGCTTACTACACGACCATCATCTGGGATCATTCTTGGACCATACGTATTAAAAATACGAATTACTCGAATGTCTACCCCGTGTTGGCGGTGATAATCGAAACACAATGTTTCTGCTACTCGTTTTCCTTCATCATAACAACTACGAATTCCAATTGTGTTCACATTTCCCCAATATGATTCCGTTTGAGGATGTTCTAGTGGATTTCCGTAAACTTCGGAAGTACTAGCTTGTAGGATTCTTGCTTTCACTCTTTTTGCAAGACCAAGCATGTTCATCATCCCCAAAACATTCGTTTTGGTAGTTTTGATGGGATTACTTTGGTAATGAACTGGAGATGCAGGACAAGCCATATTATAAATCTCATCCACTTCCAATTTGATTGGATCCGTAATGTCGTGGCGGATCAGTTCGAAATTTGGATTCCCGAGAAGATGAGTCAGGTTTTCTTTTCGTCCGGTATGGAAATTGTCCAATACGATGATTTGGTTCCCAGCGTTCAAAAGAGTTTCTGCTAGATGGGATCCGATGAATCCGGCTCCACCTGTGATAAGGATTCTTTTTGCCATTGAGATTCTATATTTAGGAAGTCTGTGTCCTCGGCAAATGAAAATTTGTGAGAAGGCCTAAGGACTGTTGTCTTTGGGAGGGAAGTCCTGGAACAAATTGGGGGGTAAAACGATTCCGCTTTCGGGGTCGACACCTCGTTTTTCCAACCAAAGTTTTGCCTCCGGAGAAAGATCCCCAGGAAAACGTTCGAAACTCTCTTCCATACTAGGAATATCATGGGTTTCTTCGTGGCTGAGGGAACTTCGTAGGGACATAAAAATGATACCGACACTGAGAAGAGACCATAGGGTTGCAATCATGTAACCAAGCACCACAACTACGGTCGGAACTTCCTCGTTTTGTAGATCTTCCGGCCCAAGTCCAGCCATCCAGAAGGCAAGGATCCCCGCATCGGTTTCCGTCAATCGTTCTGCAAAATCAGAGAGGTCATACAAAGAATATAAAGAGATACTTGTACCTAAAAAAACTAAAGATAAAATCGAAATAGTTTCGCCTAACATTCCTGCTACGAGAATTCCTACTCCCCAAAAAATTCCTGTGAGGTAAGCAAGTTCACCTAATTTGGAATACAAAACGCTAACTGAGATTAAAAATAATCCTAACAAAATCATTGTTTGGCGAGCATGGCGACCTTGGAAACCTAAACGTAGCAAAAAGGCACCGACGAGGGAGGATCCAATGTAACCGGCAGAAACTACTAAAATAAAAGAACCACGAAAAGATGCAGGAACTGCAATGGTTTCTCCACCTTCGTTTCCATGAAGTGCGATTCCTTTGACCACTCCACCGCTAAAGAGTGCGGCTGTGGCATGACAGATTTCATGGATGAGTACAACAAATTCTTTGAGATAAGAAGTGAATTGGTGGTCCCAAAACGCAACTAAGCTCAGAATCAAAGAAAGAAAAATGACAAATTTGACTGGTTTTTCTGCCATCATCAGTTTCAGTATCGGCTAATTGGGGGTAAAAGAAAGACCAATAAATGTAATATCATCCGATTGTTCTCGGTTCCCGCGAAAATTTGTCATCTTCGCATCAAGAAGTGCTGGGATTTCTTTTACGGTTTTTTCGGCATTAAAATGCAAAAATTCGATTAAAGTTTCCTCTCCAAAAATCTCATCGCGTTCACTAAAGGCTTCTGTGATTCCATCTGAGTAGAGGAATAATTTAGTTCCAGGGATTAATTTTAATTCTTGCGCATGGTATTCTGTTTCTAAAATTCCAAGAACTCGTTGCGTTTTGGAATGTAATTTAATTTGGCCATCAGCACGCATTTCAATTAACGAAAGATGCCCTGCATTTACATATTTGAAAACATTTTCATTCGAATCGAATACTCCTCCAAGGAGAGTCATAAACTCATTCCCTTTGTACCTTGCACGGAAAAACGAATTGATTTCGCGAAATAAACCTTCGAGAGAAGTTCCATTTCTAAGTTGTTCTCTGACAATTCCTTTGATCGCACTGACTAAAAATCCCGTACCAAGTCCATGTCCAGCAACATCACCTAACAAAACTATCATTTTGGTTTGAGAAATTGGTATGATGTCTAAATAATCTCCCGAAATTCCCACAGCAGGTTTAGAAATATAGCCGTAATCGATTCCTTTGACTTCACTAGGTAATATGAGTCTGAGAGTGTTGTCAACAATGGAAGCAGTTTGAATATCCCTTACGATTTTACGTTTCTGAATTTCATCTTCTAACAAACTATAGTTTTCGAGTAACATACCCGAAATTTTGACAACTTCATTAATAAACTTTAATTCTCCAATAGAGAAATATTTTTTATCTAATTTCTCTCCAATGAGAATCATCGCTTGGATATTTTTTTTGTTAGTGGATGAGTCATAAGCAGGGAATGCTAACTGAACATTTAATCCTTTTAGAAAATTATATAATGTCTCTCTTAGTCCAATTCCATATTCTAAATGTGAAGTTACGGTGACTCGGTCCGTACTTTTGAAATAATTCCATATTTCAGATTGAGGCGAAATTCGTACGAAGTTTATATTTTTTAAGTCAGTGCTGGCAAATTGATCACCTGGAATTAATATAATGATATTCGAAACATTCACAGTTTCTTTTACAGTACGATTGATGGTTAGAATTGTTTTTCGCATCGAAAGCGGAGAAGATAATAAACCTGCAATTTTATTGATCCCTTCGCTGAGTTTTGGGTTTTGTTCAAAAAACCAATAATCAAATAATTCTTTTACTTTGAGTTTGAGTGGAATCAAATATGCAGTAACTAAAAAAAGATAAATGAGGTTAAATACCCAACGATCTTTTAGATATCGAATAGGAAAAATAAAATCTAAAATGAAAATAGAGCCGATGTAGGTTCCCAAAATGATAGAAACCAAAATCAAAGTGACAATACTTGGAGTAAAAATGACTAGAGATGGAACAAAGGTGTAACGGTAAGTTCCATAAAAAAAAGAAAGAATAAATAAAAGGTAAGTCGAAATGAACAAGGATCTATGTACGAAAAACCAAGGGTATCCATCAAAAAAAATAATGCTAATAGGAAGGGCTACGTAAAGGAAAATAGATGAAACTAAAACGACTCGTTTGAGAAGAGCTTCTTCTTGCGGTTTGGATCTAATAATTTCATAAATATTGGCGATGATATTGATGGAGCCAAATAAAACGGTGATGGCATGAGCTATCAGAGCCACTCTTTCGATAAGCACCATATCGTATTTTTCTTGTGATGCGATCATTGCCATAATAAAAGAAATCAATACTTGCGGTAATAACCATTTAGAATTGATCTCTTTTCCACGTAGCCTGTAGATCAAATGGTATTGTAAAAAACTGCCGAAATAGAGGGTCAAAATAAAAAGAAAAATAGAATTATTAAAAGTTAATACAAAAACGTTCGAAAGAATGATAAGGCCAAAATTAAAAAAGAAACCAAATATCAATGCATCTCTTGTGGAATAATAAAAATAAACAGCAATTGCCAAACTAAAAAATGCCAAAAATAAATCAGAAAAAAATACATTCAAAACATCTGTTTTGCGAACTTTCGTAAGTTTAAAATTTTCTTCGTAAATTTCGCCTTTATGGTCTTTGATATGTAAAGGAAAGGAGTCTATATTTGAAAAATCGGTAATGGATTCAAATTTTTCTAAATCTTCCTGAACCACTGAATTTCCCCAGTGGGTCCGGTTTTCTTCGCCAATATTTACAATGAGTCCAGAAGGATAATGGTAAAAGGGAAGTCTTTTTGCGTTATTTTGAAATCCTATAAAAGCAAATAGAAGGATTAAAAAAAATAAAAGAGATGAAAGTATGGTTATGGCAAGTTCTCTCATTTGACTTCTGGCTCTTCGAAACTAAATTTAAGAATTGGTTCGCCACGTTGTTGGATGAGGATGGGTCCTTTGTCCATATTGATCATATTTTTCCAACCCATACTGGCCACAACTTCTTCAGAGTTTCTGGTAATACGGAATTGTTTACCTTCTTGAACTATATAAAGTTCGGAATATCCAATTTTTCCAATAATCATTTCGTAATTTTCTTTCCAGTCTAACTTTTGAAAGGTGGATTGGATTAAAGATTTTATATCGGAAAATCCTTTTAAAATACGAAGTCTTGATTGCGAATAAACCACACCCAAGATATAAGATAGTATGATCCCAATATGTTGGTAAGATTTTCCTGCATTTAGAATGACAAAAAACCAACTTCCATCCTCCACTTGGAAAAACTCGATTAAGTTTCTACTAGTTCTTTTATAAGCAGTGATTTTCCAACCTAGTAGCTCAGGAATAGTTCCTGTTTCCAAAAGGTTTTGTACGCGCACCGCATAAGCTGCTTCTTTTTGATACTTTTTGTTTTCTGAAATATGATAAGAGAGAATGTGGTTGTGTATAGTTAAGGCTGATTGTCCTGCAAGAAGTGATAAACTATGTGTTGCATCCGTATTGGGGATGTTGGAAACCGCAATGAAACCAAAGAGTTTTTCTCGAAAGATAAAAGGATAAATGTAGTTTGCATGGAGTTCCATAAAGTCATTATTTATGTTTTCATGGGAATAAGTTTCCGCAACAGAAGCTCCATTACGTTTGCTAAGTAAAAAAGATTGAAAACTTGTTTTGACTGTAATGTCTTTCGTTGGACTTAGTTTTTTTTGGCGCCCCCGGAAATAGGAGTGAAATGCAAAAGTGCCATTATGTGTGAGAACTGCCATGGTACCAGAATGGCTTCCTGTGATTTTCACCATGTCGGGAAAAACGTTTTTGATTAGTGCATCAAAGTTAAATCGTTTGATGGCTTGCCGGTATGATTCTGCATCTTCTGTCAAATATTCAGATAAAAATCTTGTTCGAATGTAACGTGTGAGTCTTTCGATGATGGGAAGATATAAAATCAGTGCAAAGGCACTTGTTAAAAGTAATGCAAGTTCCAAACGATAAGACATAGGTTCTGGAATTTGTGATAAAATCAGAAAATAGGAAATATAAACTAATAAAATAAACAAAGTACGGGTAAAGATATTAGTTACAGAAAGTTTTAATTGATAACTCGAAGGTAAAAAATATTTGAATGCACTTTTGAATTTATTTGAATTCATGTTGTATAGTATGCGTTTTCTTGAATATATCCTTCTGTAAAATCACAACTCCAGAATGTTTTTTGGAAAGATCCAGTATTTAGAATCACTGAGATATGGATTTCTTCATTTGATTTTAAATATTCAGCTAACTTTGTTTTGGTGTTATTATCAGCACCCTTAACGGATATTCCACCTAATTGGATTTCTAAAGAGTCGTATGGAATTGGTTCATCAAATACTTTCCCTATTGCCATCACAAACCTTCCCCAGTTGGGATCACCACCGTAAATGGCGGTTTTCACCAGAGGAGAATTGAGAATGGATTTCCCAATTTTTGTCACTTGCATATCATCTCTACCGTGTGAAACCGTGAGTTCAATAAGTTTGGAAGCTCCTTCTCCATCACGGGCAATCATTTTGGAAAGGTCTGTTGCAATTTCTTTTAGATGAGATTCAAAAACATCATCAGGAATGGTTCCAAGAACTCCTGAACACATAAGCACCACTGTATCACTTGTGGAGGTATCGGAATCGATGGTCACACAATTGTAGGTCACATCCACCACTCGTTTTAAAATTCCCGGTAGGTCACCAGATTCAGGCAAGTAGTCGCATAGAATATAAGACAACATGGTAGCCATATTGGGTTCAATCATTCCTGCACCTTTGGCAATTCCAAACATCACTCCTTCCCCTGCTTGGTTTGTAATCGTGCGGTAAGAGATTTTTTTACGAGTGTCAGTAGTCATGATTGCTTCAGCCACTTCCTCTAAATTACCTGGTTTTAAATCGGATTTTGCCGTTGAACAAGCATTAAGTATTTTTTCAATTGGAAGCGGAACCCCGATCACTCCAGTGGAAGAAGGAAGAATATCTTCAGCAGGAATACCTAAAGATTTTCCAAGTTCAATACAAATTTGATAGGAGTTTTTGATTCCTTGTTCCCCAGTGGCGACATTGGAATTTTTAGAATTGATGACAATGGCTTGTAAATACCCATCTTTGATA
Protein-coding regions in this window:
- a CDS encoding Re/Si-specific NAD(P)(+) transhydrogenase subunit alpha encodes the protein MKIGVIKEPSYENRVAITPDVIDPLKKLGFTVSIETTAGDNAFFSDSDYKESGATVESRDAILSGSDIVVSIHALDEASAKKIGKDKIYIATLSPLAFPKKVKEIANASFKIFSMDTIPRITRAQSMDVLSSQATVSGYKAVLLAASNYSRFFPMLTTAAGTITPARVLILGAGVAGLQAIATSRRLGAVVDVFDTRPEVKEQCMSLGAKFVEVEGAADASNTGGYAVEQSEDYQRRQKEAIAKYAEKADIIITTALIPGRKAPLLITKEMVDKMRQGSVIVDLAAVNGGNCEVTENDKTIVYKGITVIGNSNLQSTQPMDASKMYAKNIVNFLKLFVNKEKQFNINLEDEIINACMIAENGSIRHKPTLALLGE
- a CDS encoding UDP-glucuronic acid decarboxylase family protein encodes the protein MAKRILITGGAGFIGSHLAETLLNAGNQIIVLDNFHTGRKENLTHLLGNPNFELIRHDITDPIKLEVDEIYNMACPASPVHYQSNPIKTTKTNVLGMMNMLGLAKRVKARILQASTSEVYGNPLEHPQTESYWGNVNTIGIRSCYDEGKRVAETLCFDYHRQHGVDIRVIRIFNTYGPRMIPDDGRVVSNFIVQALRGENITIYGDGSQTRSFCYVDDLVRGIISMMNTDGFVGPVNLGNDGEFTVKELAELVIKETGSKSKIIYLPLPQDDPTRRKPNLSLAKEKLNYSTTVPLVEGVKKTIEYFSKRV
- a CDS encoding M50 family metallopeptidase, with translation MMAEKPVKFVIFLSLILSLVAFWDHQFTSYLKEFVVLIHEICHATAALFSGGVVKGIALHGNEGGETIAVPASFRGSFILVVSAGYIGSSLVGAFLLRLGFQGRHARQTMILLGLFLISVSVLYSKLGELAYLTGIFWGVGILVAGMLGETISILSLVFLGTSISLYSLYDLSDFAERLTETDAGILAFWMAGLGPEDLQNEEVPTVVVVLGYMIATLWSLLSVGIIFMSLRSSLSHEETHDIPSMEESFERFPGDLSPEAKLWLEKRGVDPESGIVLPPNLFQDFPPKDNSP
- a CDS encoding PP2C family protein-serine/threonine phosphatase; the protein is MRELAITILSSLLFFLILLFAFIGFQNNAKRLPFYHYPSGLIVNIGEENRTHWGNSVVQEDLEKFESITDFSNIDSFPLHIKDHKGEIYEENFKLTKVRKTDVLNVFFSDLFLAFFSLAIAVYFYYSTRDALIFGFFFNFGLIILSNVFVLTFNNSIFLFILTLYFGSFLQYHLIYRLRGKEINSKWLLPQVLISFIMAMIASQEKYDMVLIERVALIAHAITVLFGSINIIANIYEIIRSKPQEEALLKRVVLVSSIFLYVALPISIIFFDGYPWFFVHRSLFISTYLLFILSFFYGTYRYTFVPSLVIFTPSIVTLILVSIILGTYIGSIFILDFIFPIRYLKDRWVFNLIYLFLVTAYLIPLKLKVKELFDYWFFEQNPKLSEGINKIAGLLSSPLSMRKTILTINRTVKETVNVSNIIILIPGDQFASTDLKNINFVRISPQSEIWNYFKSTDRVTVTSHLEYGIGLRETLYNFLKGLNVQLAFPAYDSSTNKKNIQAMILIGEKLDKKYFSIGELKFINEVVKISGMLLENYSLLEDEIQKRKIVRDIQTASIVDNTLRLILPSEVKGIDYGYISKPAVGISGDYLDIIPISQTKMIVLLGDVAGHGLGTGFLVSAIKGIVREQLRNGTSLEGLFREINSFFRARYKGNEFMTLLGGVFDSNENVFKYVNAGHLSLIEMRADGQIKLHSKTQRVLGILETEYHAQELKLIPGTKLFLYSDGITEAFSERDEIFGEETLIEFLHFNAEKTVKEIPALLDAKMTNFRGNREQSDDITFIGLSFTPN
- the argJ gene encoding bifunctional glutamate N-acetyltransferase/amino-acid acetyltransferase ArgJ, whose product is MKFPLGFYSFGKNIGIKDDSLDFAVIYSENRCKAAAVFTRNNFPGAPIYVGRDHIKDGYLQAIVINSKNSNVATGEQGIKNSYQICIELGKSLGIPAEDILPSSTGVIGVPLPIEKILNACSTAKSDLKPGNLEEVAEAIMTTDTRKKISYRTITNQAGEGVMFGIAKGAGMIEPNMATMLSYILCDYLPESGDLPGILKRVVDVTYNCVTIDSDTSTSDTVVLMCSGVLGTIPDDVFESHLKEIATDLSKMIARDGEGASKLIELTVSHGRDDMQVTKIGKSILNSPLVKTAIYGGDPNWGRFVMAIGKVFDEPIPYDSLEIQLGGISVKGADNNTKTKLAEYLKSNEEIHISVILNTGSFQKTFWSCDFTEGYIQENAYYTT